The following are from one region of the Spodoptera frugiperda isolate SF20-4 chromosome 20, AGI-APGP_CSIRO_Sfru_2.0, whole genome shotgun sequence genome:
- the LOC118261971 gene encoding uncharacterized protein LOC118261971 isoform X3, whose product MWMILVKHSITFVTMWKLLLLLTVLVNIFSIVSSAKKTETTIITTNTAAAAASSAVVENGDKSSAAGAAAASAASSTTIIKTEQRVKKCAVNERYSKCPEKLCQPQVCEDVGVPQCSIHDERYFNKSGPCPGPPACICVEGFVRNDEGVCMPATECPSCGNDKNATAGCGVNCGRRCSNYMLSDVACGDICYPNSCDCRKDYVFDDYLGVCVLPQDCSNKNATEPEGTEGTEGTPGNEDGNDGTDPCDDCSENCDNTNETTEDIGETDCNGMDGESTESEMDSSSTTESNEGTDSTTEESEVTTEGSENGSTIAEESEITTENGSKTVETETDMTTEESANGSTTEAMDKDMTTEDSGNEVTTEQSSSSQATTKAPTSTTTRRTRRPRTTTKRPRTTTRRSRRTTTKSPSRRTTTTTEASTTKGPKDCRGRNEWYFDCAPACPQRTCEDYLNGVRCQSSDRTTGCKPECRCMSGFYKDAEGNCVSSRQCRESGSTGMSTTTTSTTEETTCEEEAIPLFAVGSLGYTLKILYETSLANAGKSVMVGGASILYLMGELALFAKGRAKRELLNVFNLKETEQISCAFPKISAALTTQYPDIEFSLFCKIYADDDCAMTDEFIQNTENIFAMAPRNLDFSASDAAKIISDEVDVMTNGNFENYLKPITISTLDNLIMVDAEGFQGKWEKQFNPADTTLKDFYWSGRISKVQSMYQKETFLYGESSVLGAKILKMNYVGGMFGLVIFLPNSRSGLNDLLKKLQNTNVVYSAVGSLTMQMVEIDLPKFEISVANRLKIPSKKAGVTQIFSNSSLGLENVASCEMPYVSEVLQKITFHVDEYGMGETRDVDFAPIATTQAPRRQQINRFKADHPFVYSLFHKEVMLQAGIFAGN is encoded by the exons ATGTGGATGATACTCGTTAAACATTCGATTACATTTGTGACAATGTGGaagttactattattattaaccgTTTTGGTTAATATCTTTTCAATAGTGTCCTCGG CAAAAAAAACTGAGACAACTATAATCACGACGAATACCGCCGCAGCAGCTGCAAGTAGCGCTGTCGTGGAAAATGGAG ACAAAAGTTCAGCGGCTGGAGCTGCCGCAGCTTCAGCAGCCAGCAGCACAACTATAATAAAAACTGAACAGCGTGTca AAAAGTGTGCAGTCAACGAAAGATACTCGAAGTGTCCAGAAAAACTTTGCCAGCCACAAGTATGTGAGGACGTTGGGGTCCCACAGTGTTCGATTCATGACGAAAGGTATTTCAACAAATCAGGACCTTGCCCTGGACCTCCAGCATGCATCTGTGTCGAAGGTTTCGTAAGGAATGATGAGGGAGTCTGTATGCCAGCTACGGAATGTC CGTCTTGTGGCAATGACAAAAACGCCACAGCTGGTTGTGGTGTGAACTGTGGCCGGCGATGTTCCAACTACATGTTGTCTGATGTCGCATGTGGCGATATATGTTACCCCAACAGTTGTGACTGTAGAAAGGACTACGTGTTTGATGATTATCTAGGCGTCTGTGTCCTGCCTCAGGATTGCA GTAACAAGAACGCAACTGAACCAGAAGGCACAGAAGGCACTGAAGGTACACCAGGAAATGAAGATGGAAATGACGGTACAGACCCTTGTGATGATTGCAGTGAAAACTGTGATAATACGAATGAAACCACTGAAGATATAGGAGAAACGGATTGCAATGGAATGGATGGag AGTCCACAGAGTCAGAAATGGATTCGTCATCTACCACAGAATCCAATGAAGGCACCGATTCAACTACTGAAGAATCAGAAGTAACAACTGAAGGCTCTGAGAATGGTTCTACAATAGCCGAAGAATCAGAAATAACAACTGAGAATGGTTCTAAAACAGTAGAAACTGAGACAGATATGACAACGGAAGAATCGGCGAATGGATCAACAACAGAAGCAATGGACAAGGACATGACAACAGAAGATTCTGGAAATGAAGTAACAACGGAACAGTCTTCAAGTAGTCAAGCAACTACAAAAGCGCCTACATCAACGACAACAAGGAGAACTCGTAGACCAAGAACTACTACTAAAAGACCGCGAACAACTACAAGACGGTCTAGAAGAACTACAACGAAATCACCCAGTAGAAGGACAACGACAACAACAGAAGCGTCAACTACAAAAG GACCGAAAGATTGCAGAGGTCGTAACGAATGGTACTTCGATTGCGCACCTGCGTGCCCTCAAAGGACTTGTGAAGACTACTTGAATGGTGTTAGATGTCAATCATCTGATAGGACCACAGGATGCAAACCTGAATGTCGCTGTATGTCTGGTTTCTACAAGGATGCAGAAGGAAACTGCGTGAGCTCAAGGCAAT GTAGAGAATCTGGTTCTACTGGAATGTCCACGACTACGACATCTACTACAGAAGAGACCACTTGTGAGGAAGAAGCCATTCCATTATTTGCAGTAGGAAGTCTTGGATACACactgaaaatattatat GAAACATCACTAGCGAACGCTGGCAAAAGTGTAATGGTGGGAGGAGCATCCATCTTATACTTGATGGGTGAACTAGCCCTGTTTGCTAAAGGAAGGGCGAAGAGGGAACTCTTAAATGTATTCAACCTTAAAGAAACAGAACAG ATCTCTTGTGCATTCCCAAAAATATCAGCTGCTCTTACAACGCAGTATCCTGACATCGAATTTAGTCTATTCTGTAAAATTTACGCTGACGACGATTGTGCAATGACAGACGAGTTTATACAGAATACTGAGAACATTTTCGCTATGGCACCACGAAACCTCGATTTCTCTGCTTCAGATGCTGCAAAGATAATTAGTGATGAA GTGGATGTCATGACCAACGGCAACTTTGAAAATTACCTAAAACCAATAACGATATCAACATTGGACAATTTGATTATGGTAGATGCTGAAGGTTTCCAg gGAAAATGGGAGAAACAATTCAATCCAGCAGATACAACATTGAAAGATTTCTACTGGAGTGGAAGAATCAGTAAGGTGCAAAGTATGTACCAAAAAGAGACGTTCTTATATGGAGAGAGTTCGGTACTCGGCGCTAAG atattaaaaatgaattacgTAGGTGGAATGTTTGGGCTCGTAATATTCCTACCAAACAGTAGATCTGGTTTGAACGACTTGCTAAAGAAACTTCAAAACACAAATGTCGTGTATTCAGCCGTTGGCAGTCTGACTATGCAAATGGTCGAGATTGATTTACCCAAATTCGAAATCTCTGTAGCGAATAGATTGAAGATTCCTTCGAAAAAG GCGGGAGTAACACAAATATTCAGTAATTCGTCTCTCGGACTGGAAAACGTAGCATCATGTGAAATGCCATACGTTAGCGAGGTCTTGCAGAAGATTACCTTCCATGTTGATGAATATGGCATGGGAGAAACCAGAGATGTTG atttcgCTCCAATAGCAACAACGCAAGCGCCTCGAAGACAACAGATTAACAGATTCAAAGCCGATCATCCGTTTGTTTATtccttattccataaagaaGTTATGCTACAAGCAGGAATCTTTGCAGGAAACTAA
- the LOC118261971 gene encoding uncharacterized protein LOC118261971 isoform X1 produces MWMILVKHSITFVTMWKLLLLLTVLVNIFSIVSSAKKTETTIITTNTAAAAASSAVVENGDKSSAAGAAAASAASSTTIIKTEQRVKKCAVNERYSKCPEKLCQPQVCEDVGVPQCSIHDERYFNKSGPCPGPPACICVEGFVRNDEGVCMPATECPSCGNDKNATAGCGVNCGRRCSNYMLSDVACGDICYPNSCDCRKDYVFDDYLGVCVLPQDCSNKNATEPEGTEGTEGTPGNEDGNDGTDPCDDCSENCDNTNETTEDIGETDCNGMDGESTESEMDSSSTTESNEGTDSTTEESEVTTEGSENGSTIAEESEITTENGSKTVETETDMTTEESANGSTTEAMDKDMTTEDSGNEVTTEQSSSSQATTKAPTSTTTRRTRRPRTTTKRPRTTTRRSRRTTTKSPSRRTTTTTEASTTKGPKDCRGRNEWYFDCAPACPQRTCEDYLNGVRCQSSDRTTGCKPECRCMSGFYKDAEGNCVSSRQCRESGSTGMSTTTTSTTEETTCEEEAIPLFAVGSLGYTLKILYETSLANAGKSVMVGGASILYLMGELALFAKGRAKRELLNVFNLKETEQMCRCGGQANLGYLLMALNKELIVLEQISCAFPKISAALTTQYPDIEFSLFCKIYADDDCAMTDEFIQNTENIFAMAPRNLDFSASDAAKIISDEVDVMTNGNFENYLKPITISTLDNLIMVDAEGFQGKWEKQFNPADTTLKDFYWSGRISKVQSMYQKETFLYGESSVLGAKILKMNYVGGMFGLVIFLPNSRSGLNDLLKKLQNTNVVYSAVGSLTMQMVEIDLPKFEISVANRLKIPSKKAGVTQIFSNSSLGLENVASCEMPYVSEVLQKITFHVDEYGMGETRDVDFAPIATTQAPRRQQINRFKADHPFVYSLFHKEVMLQAGIFAGN; encoded by the exons ATGTGGATGATACTCGTTAAACATTCGATTACATTTGTGACAATGTGGaagttactattattattaaccgTTTTGGTTAATATCTTTTCAATAGTGTCCTCGG CAAAAAAAACTGAGACAACTATAATCACGACGAATACCGCCGCAGCAGCTGCAAGTAGCGCTGTCGTGGAAAATGGAG ACAAAAGTTCAGCGGCTGGAGCTGCCGCAGCTTCAGCAGCCAGCAGCACAACTATAATAAAAACTGAACAGCGTGTca AAAAGTGTGCAGTCAACGAAAGATACTCGAAGTGTCCAGAAAAACTTTGCCAGCCACAAGTATGTGAGGACGTTGGGGTCCCACAGTGTTCGATTCATGACGAAAGGTATTTCAACAAATCAGGACCTTGCCCTGGACCTCCAGCATGCATCTGTGTCGAAGGTTTCGTAAGGAATGATGAGGGAGTCTGTATGCCAGCTACGGAATGTC CGTCTTGTGGCAATGACAAAAACGCCACAGCTGGTTGTGGTGTGAACTGTGGCCGGCGATGTTCCAACTACATGTTGTCTGATGTCGCATGTGGCGATATATGTTACCCCAACAGTTGTGACTGTAGAAAGGACTACGTGTTTGATGATTATCTAGGCGTCTGTGTCCTGCCTCAGGATTGCA GTAACAAGAACGCAACTGAACCAGAAGGCACAGAAGGCACTGAAGGTACACCAGGAAATGAAGATGGAAATGACGGTACAGACCCTTGTGATGATTGCAGTGAAAACTGTGATAATACGAATGAAACCACTGAAGATATAGGAGAAACGGATTGCAATGGAATGGATGGag AGTCCACAGAGTCAGAAATGGATTCGTCATCTACCACAGAATCCAATGAAGGCACCGATTCAACTACTGAAGAATCAGAAGTAACAACTGAAGGCTCTGAGAATGGTTCTACAATAGCCGAAGAATCAGAAATAACAACTGAGAATGGTTCTAAAACAGTAGAAACTGAGACAGATATGACAACGGAAGAATCGGCGAATGGATCAACAACAGAAGCAATGGACAAGGACATGACAACAGAAGATTCTGGAAATGAAGTAACAACGGAACAGTCTTCAAGTAGTCAAGCAACTACAAAAGCGCCTACATCAACGACAACAAGGAGAACTCGTAGACCAAGAACTACTACTAAAAGACCGCGAACAACTACAAGACGGTCTAGAAGAACTACAACGAAATCACCCAGTAGAAGGACAACGACAACAACAGAAGCGTCAACTACAAAAG GACCGAAAGATTGCAGAGGTCGTAACGAATGGTACTTCGATTGCGCACCTGCGTGCCCTCAAAGGACTTGTGAAGACTACTTGAATGGTGTTAGATGTCAATCATCTGATAGGACCACAGGATGCAAACCTGAATGTCGCTGTATGTCTGGTTTCTACAAGGATGCAGAAGGAAACTGCGTGAGCTCAAGGCAAT GTAGAGAATCTGGTTCTACTGGAATGTCCACGACTACGACATCTACTACAGAAGAGACCACTTGTGAGGAAGAAGCCATTCCATTATTTGCAGTAGGAAGTCTTGGATACACactgaaaatattatat GAAACATCACTAGCGAACGCTGGCAAAAGTGTAATGGTGGGAGGAGCATCCATCTTATACTTGATGGGTGAACTAGCCCTGTTTGCTAAAGGAAGGGCGAAGAGGGAACTCTTAAATGTATTCAACCTTAAAGAAACAGAACAG ATGTGTCGATGCGGCGGGCAAGCCAACCTAGGCTATCTCTTAATGGCTTTAAACAAAGAACTTATAGTTCTTGAGCAG ATCTCTTGTGCATTCCCAAAAATATCAGCTGCTCTTACAACGCAGTATCCTGACATCGAATTTAGTCTATTCTGTAAAATTTACGCTGACGACGATTGTGCAATGACAGACGAGTTTATACAGAATACTGAGAACATTTTCGCTATGGCACCACGAAACCTCGATTTCTCTGCTTCAGATGCTGCAAAGATAATTAGTGATGAA GTGGATGTCATGACCAACGGCAACTTTGAAAATTACCTAAAACCAATAACGATATCAACATTGGACAATTTGATTATGGTAGATGCTGAAGGTTTCCAg gGAAAATGGGAGAAACAATTCAATCCAGCAGATACAACATTGAAAGATTTCTACTGGAGTGGAAGAATCAGTAAGGTGCAAAGTATGTACCAAAAAGAGACGTTCTTATATGGAGAGAGTTCGGTACTCGGCGCTAAG atattaaaaatgaattacgTAGGTGGAATGTTTGGGCTCGTAATATTCCTACCAAACAGTAGATCTGGTTTGAACGACTTGCTAAAGAAACTTCAAAACACAAATGTCGTGTATTCAGCCGTTGGCAGTCTGACTATGCAAATGGTCGAGATTGATTTACCCAAATTCGAAATCTCTGTAGCGAATAGATTGAAGATTCCTTCGAAAAAG GCGGGAGTAACACAAATATTCAGTAATTCGTCTCTCGGACTGGAAAACGTAGCATCATGTGAAATGCCATACGTTAGCGAGGTCTTGCAGAAGATTACCTTCCATGTTGATGAATATGGCATGGGAGAAACCAGAGATGTTG atttcgCTCCAATAGCAACAACGCAAGCGCCTCGAAGACAACAGATTAACAGATTCAAAGCCGATCATCCGTTTGTTTATtccttattccataaagaaGTTATGCTACAAGCAGGAATCTTTGCAGGAAACTAA
- the LOC118261971 gene encoding uncharacterized protein LOC118261971 isoform X2: MWMILVKHSITFVTMWKLLLLLTVLVNIFSIVSSAKKTETTIITTNTAAAAASSAVVENGDKSSAAGAAAASAASSTTIIKTEQRVKKCAVNERYSKCPEKLCQPQVCEDVGVPQCSIHDERYFNKSGPCPGPPACICVEGFVRNDEGVCMPATECPSCGNDKNATAGCGVNCGRRCSNYMLSDVACGDICYPNSCDCRKDYVFDDYLGVCVLPQDCSNKNATEPEGTEGTEGTPGNEDGNDGTDPCDDCSENCDNTNETTEDIGETDCNGMDGESTESEMDSSSTTESNEGTDSTTEESEVTTEGSENGSTIAEESEITTENGSKTVETETDMTTEESANGSTTEAMDKDMTTEDSGNEVTTEQSSSSQATTKAPTSTTTRRTRRPRTTTKRPRTTTRRSRRTTTKSPSRRTTTTTEASTTKGPKDCRGRNEWYFDCAPACPQRTCEDYLNGVRCQSSDRTTGCKPECRCMSGFYKDAEGNCVSSRQCRESGSTGMSTTTTSTTEETTCEEEAIPLFAVGSLGYTLKILYETSLANAGKSVMVGGASILYLMGELALFAKGRAKRELLNVFNLKETEQMCRCGGQANLGYLLMALNKELIVLEQISCAFPKISAALTTQYPDIEFSLFCKIYADDDCAMTDEFIQNTENIFAMAPRNLDFSASDAAKIISDEVDVMTNGNFENYLKPITISTLDNLIMVDAEGFQGKWEKQFNPADTTLKDFYWSGRISKVQSMYQKETFLYGESSVLGAKILKMNYVGGMFGLVIFLPNSRSGLNDLLKKLQNTNVVYSAVGSLTMQMVEIDLPKFEISVANRLKIPSKKAGVTQIFSNSSLGLENVASCEMPYVSEVLQKITFHVDEYGMGETRDVDFAPIATTQAPRRQQINRFKADHPFVYSLFHKEVMLQAGIFAGN, translated from the exons ATGTGGATGATACTCGTTAAACATTCGATTACATTTGTGACAATGTGGaagttactattattattaaccgTTTTGGTTAATATCTTTTCAATAGTGTCCTCGG CAAAAAAAACTGAGACAACTATAATCACGACGAATACCGCCGCAGCAGCTGCAAGTAGCGCTGTCGTGGAAAATGGAG ACAAAAGTTCAGCGGCTGGAGCTGCCGCAGCTTCAGCAGCCAGCAGCACAACTATAATAAAAACTGAACAGCGTGTca AAAAGTGTGCAGTCAACGAAAGATACTCGAAGTGTCCAGAAAAACTTTGCCAGCCACAAGTATGTGAGGACGTTGGGGTCCCACAGTGTTCGATTCATGACGAAAGGTATTTCAACAAATCAGGACCTTGCCCTGGACCTCCAGCATGCATCTGTGTCGAAGGTTTCGTAAGGAATGATGAGGGAGTCTGTATGCCAGCTACGGAATGTC CGTCTTGTGGCAATGACAAAAACGCCACAGCTGGTTGTGGTGTGAACTGTGGCCGGCGATGTTCCAACTACATGTTGTCTGATGTCGCATGTGGCGATATATGTTACCCCAACAGTTGTGACTGTAGAAAGGACTACGTGTTTGATGATTATCTAGGCGTCTGTGTCCTGCCTCAGGATTGCA GTAACAAGAACGCAACTGAACCAGAAGGCACAGAAGGCACTGAAGGTACACCAGGAAATGAAGATGGAAATGACGGTACAGACCCTTGTGATGATTGCAGTGAAAACTGTGATAATACGAATGAAACCACTGAAGATATAGGAGAAACGGATTGCAATGGAATGGATGGag AGTCCACAGAGTCAGAAATGGATTCGTCATCTACCACAGAATCCAATGAAGGCACCGATTCAACTACTGAAGAATCAGAAGTAACAACTGAAGGCTCTGAGAATGGTTCTACAATAGCCGAAGAATCAGAAATAACAACTGAGAATGGTTCTAAAACAGTAGAAACTGAGACAGATATGACAACGGAAGAATCGGCGAATGGATCAACAACAGAAGCAATGGACAAGGACATGACAACAGAAGATTCTGGAAATGAAGTAACAACGGAACAGTCTTCAAGTAGTCAAGCAACTACAAAAGCGCCTACATCAACGACAACAAGGAGAACTCGTAGACCAAGAACTACTACTAAAAGACCGCGAACAACTACAAGACGGTCTAGAAGAACTACAACGAAATCACCCAGTAGAAGGACAACGACAACAACAGAAGCGTCAACTACAAAAG GACCGAAAGATTGCAGAGGTCGTAACGAATGGTACTTCGATTGCGCACCTGCGTGCCCTCAAAGGACTTGTGAAGACTACTTGAATGGTGTTAGATGTCAATCATCTGATAGGACCACAGGATGCAAACCTGAATGTCGCTGTATGTCTGGTTTCTACAAGGATGCAGAAGGAAACTGCGTGAGCTCAAGGCAAT GTAGAGAATCTGGTTCTACTGGAATGTCCACGACTACGACATCTACTACAGAAGAGACCACTTGTGAGGAAGAAGCCATTCCATTATTTGCAGTAGGAAGTCTTGGATACACactgaaaatattatat GAAACATCACTAGCGAACGCTGGCAAAAGTGTAATGGTGGGAGGAGCATCCATCTTATACTTGATGGGTGAACTAGCCCTGTTTGCTAAAGGAAGGGCGAAGAGGGAACTCTTAAATGTATTCAACCTTAAAGAAACAGAACAG ATGTGTCGATGCGGCGGGCAAGCCAACCTAGGCTATCTCTTAATGGCTTTAAACAAAGAACTTATAGTTCTTGAGCAG ATCTCTTGTGCATTCCCAAAAATATCAGCTGCTCTTACAACGCAGTATCCTGACATCGAATTTAGTCTATTCTGTAAAATTTACGCTGACGACGATTGTGCAATGACAGACGAGTTTATACAGAATACTGAGAACATTTTCGCTATGGCACCACGAAACCTCGATTTCTCTGCTTCAGATGCTGCAAAGATAATTAGTGATGAA GTGGATGTCATGACCAACGGCAACTTTGAAAATTACCTAAAACCAATAACGATATCAACATTGGACAATTTGATTATGGTAGATGCTGAAGGTTTCCAg gGAAAATGGGAGAAACAATTCAATCCAGCAGATACAACATTGAAAGATTTCTACTGGAGTGGAAGAATCAGTAAGGTGCAAAGTATGTACCAAAAAGAGACGTTCTTATATGGAGAGAGTTCGGTACTCGGCGCTAAG atattaaaaatgaattacgTAGGTGGAATGTTTGGGCTCGTAATATTCCTACCAAACAGTAGATCTGGTTTGAACGACTTGCTAAAGAAACTTCAAAACACAAATGTCGTGTATTCAGCCGTTGGCAGTCTGACTATGCAAATGGTCGAGATTGATTTACCCAAATTCGAAATCTCTGTAGCGAATAGATTGAAGATTCCTTCGAAAAAG GCGGGAGTAACACAAATATTCAGTAATTCGTCTCTCGGACTGGAAAACGTAGCATCATGTGAAATGCCATACGTTAGCGAGGTCTTGCAGAAGATTACCTTCCATGTTGATGAATATGGCATGGGAGAAACCAGAGATGTTG